A stretch of the Kroppenstedtia eburnea genome encodes the following:
- a CDS encoding DUF6063 family protein produces MAWEQDEVTWAFRLFLKLLREGEIPADEREFHFAYQRTGVRDVLEHVIEPEADVKIFSTESALYLSPGISNQYFGYSNEELRKQLNLKNNQELYLAYFVLLCLFAKFYNSEDQQGSSRQFVSIEELEKTVTDHITSIREAEEEDLAHIEESEGIHLRSAAELWLEIPSFDDRVKNLKRAINNRVSFILRVLGFMEKEGLLHVLEEREIRLLPKCHYLITHYYFNRQRKENLLQLLSQPLTFKKEDSR; encoded by the coding sequence ATGGCTTGGGAGCAGGATGAGGTGACATGGGCTTTCCGCCTCTTTTTGAAGCTGTTGCGTGAGGGGGAAATCCCGGCGGATGAGCGGGAGTTTCATTTTGCTTATCAGCGGACCGGGGTTCGGGATGTGCTGGAACATGTGATTGAACCAGAGGCGGATGTGAAGATTTTTTCCACGGAATCTGCCCTCTACCTGTCTCCGGGGATCAGTAACCAATATTTCGGCTATTCCAATGAGGAGCTTCGAAAGCAGTTAAACCTAAAAAACAACCAAGAGTTGTATCTGGCTTACTTTGTCCTTCTTTGTCTGTTTGCCAAATTTTATAACAGTGAGGATCAACAAGGATCCTCACGTCAATTTGTTTCCATCGAAGAGCTGGAAAAGACGGTGACCGATCATATCACCTCGATCAGGGAAGCGGAAGAAGAGGATCTGGCCCACATTGAAGAAAGCGAAGGGATTCATCTCCGTTCCGCCGCTGAGCTGTGGTTGGAGATCCCCTCCTTTGACGACCGGGTGAAAAACCTTAAACGGGCAATTAACAACCGGGTCAGCTTTATATTGCGTGTCCTCGGCTTCATGGAAAAAGAGGGGCTGCTTCATGTTTTGGAAGAGCGGGAGATCCGACTTCTTCCCAAGTGCCACTATTTGATTACCCACTATTATTTCAACCGCCAACGAAAAGAGAACCTTCTGCAACTGTTATCTCAGCCCTTAACGTTTAAAAAGGAGGATTCACGCTGA
- a CDS encoding glycosyltransferase, whose product MEIYQMINSVKAKRGGLTRNLLTRAKLLAEELNRRIHVVTFDFNPDYDQVRQDLLRLQIINEKVIIHNLYEFLCEQPPSRPQVDRILHPVEEPGFVVVKDEEKRGYHFFQNGLYVKYKEYDEDGRLKFIDFFNENHYRIRREHFDAKGRLRRTVYLDQILDKPRQTRFFDEEGHCFLSNWYEPEQGKCYRVHWFDRGGQLIRTFQSEKEMKLFWLNRLVQEEPTVILQSDDPKTSRLLLDADPRAVKVKMLHSNHLDEPYVYGAPVSKQNELALKQADGFDAFVVITEEQKRDIQRQFGMRTTFHDILHAVPRVEPDPHIQRDPWKAVVISRFVASKHCDHAIRAFQKVAERFPQARLELWGFGREEANLRELIRELGLQDHVFIQGATQDAQAVFQSAAFSLLPTEREAFGLVIAESLAAGAPVIAYDVNYGPRDLITHDVNGFLIQRDDLDGMSEAMITLFQDREKWAAMCREARNISENISEERFVRQWIQVYEEAVKQKQNRVQMKKPTCRITDFSWADPSTGTWRLEGEVVFRQEMERWREEVQMALYLRKRTEWIDGYFPAVIQWKDDRSIFFQSELTLAKWMEQSKTLRGRWDVYTSITVRNAHHFVRLGGTEENPPDTEVEVPNGIICPYYTEHGNLSLWCKKADQKKSLLSLLVGN is encoded by the coding sequence TTGGAAATCTATCAAATGATCAATTCGGTGAAGGCCAAACGGGGGGGACTGACCCGAAACCTGTTGACAAGGGCGAAGCTTTTGGCAGAGGAGCTCAACCGGAGGATCCATGTGGTGACCTTTGACTTCAACCCGGATTATGACCAAGTGAGACAGGATTTGTTGCGCCTGCAAATCATCAACGAAAAAGTAATCATCCATAATCTGTATGAGTTTTTATGCGAGCAACCACCCTCTCGTCCCCAGGTGGACCGGATCCTTCATCCTGTGGAGGAGCCCGGCTTTGTCGTCGTGAAGGATGAAGAGAAAAGAGGGTATCATTTTTTTCAAAACGGGCTCTATGTCAAGTACAAGGAGTATGACGAGGACGGTCGGCTGAAGTTTATTGACTTTTTCAATGAAAACCACTACCGGATCCGTCGGGAACATTTCGATGCCAAGGGGCGGCTCAGACGGACGGTATATTTGGATCAGATCTTGGACAAGCCCCGCCAGACCCGTTTTTTCGATGAAGAGGGACATTGCTTTCTTTCCAATTGGTATGAACCCGAACAGGGGAAATGCTACCGGGTTCATTGGTTTGACCGGGGTGGGCAACTGATTCGGACATTTCAAAGCGAAAAAGAGATGAAACTGTTCTGGTTAAATCGATTGGTCCAAGAAGAGCCGACGGTGATCCTTCAGTCGGATGATCCCAAAACCAGCCGTCTACTGCTTGATGCCGACCCGAGGGCTGTCAAGGTGAAGATGCTTCACAGCAATCATCTGGATGAGCCATACGTGTATGGTGCACCTGTTTCCAAGCAGAACGAACTGGCACTGAAACAAGCCGACGGGTTTGATGCTTTTGTTGTGATCACGGAAGAGCAGAAGCGGGATATTCAGCGCCAGTTTGGCATGCGAACAACCTTTCACGATATCCTTCATGCTGTCCCCCGGGTGGAACCGGATCCCCATATCCAACGGGATCCGTGGAAGGCGGTGGTGATCAGTCGGTTTGTCGCTTCCAAACATTGTGATCATGCAATCCGTGCTTTCCAAAAGGTGGCGGAACGATTCCCCCAGGCTCGGCTGGAGTTGTGGGGTTTCGGGCGTGAAGAAGCAAATCTTCGCGAATTGATCAGGGAATTGGGCCTGCAGGACCATGTGTTCATCCAAGGAGCCACCCAGGATGCCCAGGCTGTCTTCCAAAGTGCGGCGTTTTCCTTACTCCCTACGGAAAGGGAAGCCTTTGGCTTGGTGATTGCTGAAAGTTTGGCAGCGGGTGCACCGGTGATTGCTTACGATGTCAATTACGGCCCCCGGGATCTGATCACCCATGATGTCAACGGCTTCCTGATTCAGCGGGATGATCTGGACGGGATGAGTGAGGCGATGATCACGCTGTTTCAAGATCGGGAAAAGTGGGCGGCTATGTGTCGGGAGGCCCGGAACATCAGCGAGAATATCAGTGAGGAGAGGTTTGTCCGACAATGGATTCAGGTTTATGAGGAAGCGGTGAAACAAAAACAAAACCGGGTTCAGATGAAAAAACCCACCTGCCGGATCACCGATTTCTCTTGGGCGGACCCCTCCACCGGCACATGGAGACTGGAGGGGGAGGTGGTTTTCCGGCAGGAGATGGAGCGGTGGAGGGAAGAGGTGCAGATGGCTCTCTATCTGCGAAAACGGACGGAATGGATCGATGGATATTTCCCGGCTGTCATCCAATGGAAAGACGATCGTAGCATTTTTTTTCAATCTGAACTCACCCTCGCCAAGTGGATGGAGCAGAGCAAGACTTTGCGGGGCAGATGGGATGTATATACAAGCATCACCGTCCGGAACGCCCATCACTTTGTCCGTCTCGGAGGAACGGAGGAGAATCCGCCCGACACCGAAGTGGAAGTGCCAAACGGGATTATTTGTCCTTATTACACTGAACACGGAAATCTCAGCTTGTGGTGCAAGAAGGCGGATCAGAAGAAAAGTCTGCTCTCTTTGCTCGTCGGGAATTGA
- a CDS encoding DEAD/DEAH box helicase family protein — MDNLRLTTENIYPHLLQAIEESSSIYFLTSFIQKSGAALLADPLRKAAARGADIKICTGDYLYITSPDALELLSSIDGVDLRLYRSGNRGFHPKAYLFRKEDEGLMIIGSANLSESALKSGVEWNLSVNKDVDPLVFEQALEEYMKVFHHEKTVEVHPETIKGYRRDYEEYHRTYPEMPEEESELSASDGRLVETVITPHEIQREALRSLDATMEEGYDRAMVVMATGLGKTYMSAFFADQMKFGKILFIAHREEILRQAEATFLGVNSSWRTGFFNGSRKERDAEVLFASIHTLSMLHHLSSFRPDEFDLIIVDEFHHAAAKSYRRVIGHFHPRFLLGMTATPDRLDGGDIYVLCDNNLAFQMDFVQAIERKFLVPFRYQGIYDDIDYSQIRYADGRYNREQLDQAYIQESMAKKIHQKWMEFRQSRTLVFCSSVRQAQFLSDYFNQQGNKTVALHAGTKNRIEAVRALREGRIEAIFTVDLFNEGVDIPPVDTLLFVRPTESVSVFIQQLGRGLRLAEGKSHCQVIDLIGNYRNLEVKLKLFGELNRKNGKTEFAPSALPDICEFELDTQAIDFIARYHEQMPLRKRRLMNSYHDVKQKLGRRPEYLELHLHGWEDVRGYKQEWGSFPEFLLDVEEELSDKERSIIMTYKDLIRDVERTAMSRSYKMVLLKCMLERGPAKWAHPITARDVAPFFYQYLADAPYRKQKDLTTQTLKGGYREKAVSQLIQTMPMNKWAGSSKGIFGKEGDAFYVEGYQSIHSVELHRFISEICEYRLHAYFERGTGNS, encoded by the coding sequence ATGGATAATTTGAGACTCACCACAGAAAACATCTACCCACACTTGCTTCAAGCGATAGAAGAATCCTCATCCATCTATTTTCTCACTTCCTTTATCCAGAAATCCGGGGCGGCATTACTGGCGGATCCACTCCGGAAAGCGGCGGCAAGAGGGGCCGATATCAAGATTTGTACAGGGGATTATCTCTATATAACCTCTCCGGATGCACTGGAACTACTCAGCTCCATCGATGGAGTCGATCTTCGTTTATACCGTTCGGGCAACCGGGGCTTTCATCCCAAAGCCTATCTGTTTCGGAAGGAAGATGAGGGGTTGATGATCATCGGTTCCGCCAACCTTTCCGAAAGTGCGCTGAAATCTGGTGTGGAGTGGAATCTGTCTGTAAATAAAGATGTGGATCCGTTGGTGTTTGAACAGGCATTGGAAGAATATATGAAGGTGTTCCACCATGAAAAAACCGTGGAAGTCCACCCGGAAACGATCAAGGGATACCGTCGGGACTATGAGGAGTATCATCGGACATACCCGGAGATGCCGGAGGAGGAATCGGAACTTTCCGCATCAGATGGGAGACTGGTGGAAACTGTAATCACCCCTCACGAAATTCAACGTGAGGCTTTGCGGTCTTTGGATGCAACGATGGAAGAAGGTTATGACCGGGCCATGGTCGTGATGGCCACGGGCTTGGGTAAAACCTATATGAGCGCTTTTTTTGCGGATCAAATGAAATTCGGGAAGATCCTGTTTATCGCTCACCGGGAAGAGATCCTGCGGCAGGCGGAAGCCACCTTCCTGGGGGTGAATTCCTCCTGGAGAACGGGCTTTTTCAACGGCTCCCGCAAGGAGCGGGATGCGGAGGTTCTCTTTGCTTCGATCCATACATTATCCATGCTCCATCATCTCAGCTCATTCCGACCGGATGAATTTGATCTGATCATTGTGGATGAATTTCACCATGCTGCAGCCAAATCCTATCGGCGTGTGATCGGGCATTTTCACCCCCGATTCCTGCTTGGGATGACAGCCACTCCGGATCGCTTGGACGGCGGGGATATCTATGTCTTGTGCGACAACAACCTGGCATTTCAGATGGATTTCGTCCAAGCGATTGAACGGAAGTTTCTGGTGCCCTTCCGCTACCAGGGTATCTACGATGACATCGACTACAGTCAAATCCGGTATGCAGACGGACGATATAACCGGGAGCAACTGGACCAAGCCTATATCCAGGAATCGATGGCGAAGAAGATCCATCAAAAATGGATGGAATTCCGCCAATCAAGGACACTTGTTTTTTGCTCTTCTGTTCGCCAGGCGCAATTTTTATCCGACTATTTTAATCAACAAGGGAATAAAACGGTAGCCCTTCATGCCGGGACAAAAAACCGCATCGAGGCGGTTCGGGCATTGCGGGAAGGCAGGATCGAAGCCATTTTCACCGTGGATCTGTTCAATGAAGGGGTGGATATTCCGCCGGTGGATACCCTGTTGTTTGTACGCCCGACAGAATCCGTCTCCGTTTTTATCCAACAACTGGGTCGCGGATTACGTCTGGCCGAAGGTAAATCCCACTGTCAGGTGATAGACCTGATCGGTAATTATCGGAACCTGGAAGTGAAATTGAAGCTGTTCGGGGAATTGAACAGAAAAAACGGCAAAACCGAATTTGCTCCATCCGCTTTACCCGATATCTGTGAGTTTGAATTGGACACCCAGGCCATCGATTTTATTGCCAGATATCATGAACAGATGCCGCTTCGCAAGCGCCGGCTGATGAACAGTTATCACGATGTGAAACAAAAATTGGGTCGGAGACCCGAGTATCTGGAACTTCATCTTCACGGATGGGAAGATGTTCGGGGATATAAGCAGGAGTGGGGCTCCTTTCCGGAATTTCTGCTGGATGTGGAAGAAGAGCTGTCTGACAAGGAAAGAAGCATCATTATGACGTACAAAGATTTGATCCGGGATGTGGAAAGAACAGCCATGTCCCGCAGCTACAAGATGGTGCTGCTGAAATGCATGCTGGAACGGGGGCCGGCGAAGTGGGCACATCCTATCACAGCCCGGGATGTGGCTCCGTTTTTCTATCAATACCTGGCCGATGCACCCTACCGTAAACAGAAAGACCTGACCACCCAAACGCTGAAAGGCGGATACAGAGAAAAAGCGGTGTCACAATTGATCCAAACCATGCCCATGAACAAATGGGCGGGCTCCTCCAAAGGGATCTTTGGCAAGGAAGGCGATGCTTTCTATGTGGAGGGGTATCAGTCGATACATTCGGTCGAATTGCACCGGTTCATCTCCGAAATCTGTGAATACCGGTTGCACGCCTATTTTGAAAGAGGCACCGGAAACAGTTGA
- a CDS encoding S9 family peptidase — protein MQKGRYDFLERDSTQQEEKDPVTSDARSIDIRRYMEIRSAFGPSFAHDDRGIYFLSTMSGIAQVWRQDVDLPWPRQITFFPDGVRGVAASPREDRILVSADRGGNERAQLFLMDGDGLDIKDISQDPEHIYAFGAWSPDGKRFTYASNRRNGKNFDVYLYELETDSHRLLHQSDHTNYAGRFSPDGKKILFSRVYSNMDNDLHLLDLDTGNTRLLTPRKGQALFTGARFSPDGDTLFLLSNRESEFTRVARIHLDTLDWTWLTEDRWDAEDLSLSPDGGLLAFTQNEGGNSRLKVLKAESSRSLKLPELPQGVILGTTWNRRGNRLALTLSSPRHGTEIWQIQPEEPQPERITYASISGVPQDTFISPEEVTYPSFDGLEIPAFYYRPPGHKGPHPVIMLVHGGPESQSRNSFNPLIQFFLQRGMAVFVPNVRGSSGYGRTYVHLDDVRKRMDSVTDLARCVDWLREHGNAREDAIAVMGGSYGGFMVLAALTHHPDLWAAGVDIVGIANLRTFIQNTSPYRRHLRESEYGTIEEDGDFFDRISPIHHVDNIRAPLFVVHGANDPRVPVSEAEQIVAALRKRNHPVEYLRYEDEGHGLAKLENRVHAYSAIADWLEKWLMKK, from the coding sequence ATGCAGAAAGGAAGGTACGATTTTCTGGAAAGGGACTCCACTCAACAGGAGGAGAAAGATCCAGTGACATCTGATGCGAGATCGATCGATATCCGTAGGTATATGGAGATCCGTTCAGCTTTTGGTCCCTCTTTTGCCCATGACGACCGGGGGATCTACTTTCTGTCCACGATGAGCGGCATCGCCCAGGTGTGGCGACAGGATGTGGACCTCCCGTGGCCGAGACAGATCACCTTTTTCCCGGACGGAGTGAGAGGGGTGGCCGCCTCCCCCCGGGAAGACCGCATCCTGGTCAGCGCAGACCGGGGTGGAAACGAGCGGGCCCAACTCTTTCTGATGGACGGAGACGGACTGGATATAAAGGATATATCCCAGGACCCGGAACACATCTATGCTTTCGGTGCCTGGTCTCCTGACGGAAAACGCTTCACATACGCTTCCAACCGGCGTAATGGAAAAAACTTCGACGTGTATTTGTATGAGTTGGAGACGGACAGCCACCGGCTTCTGCACCAGAGCGACCACACCAATTACGCCGGCCGCTTCAGCCCCGACGGGAAGAAAATCCTCTTCTCCCGGGTGTACTCCAATATGGACAACGACCTTCACCTCCTGGACCTGGACACCGGGAATACCCGGCTGCTCACTCCCCGCAAGGGGCAGGCCCTCTTTACCGGAGCCCGTTTTTCCCCTGACGGTGACACTCTGTTTCTCTTGTCGAACCGGGAAAGCGAGTTTACGCGGGTGGCCCGGATCCACCTGGACACCCTGGACTGGACTTGGTTGACGGAGGACCGTTGGGATGCGGAAGACCTGTCCTTGTCCCCCGACGGTGGCCTCCTCGCTTTCACCCAAAATGAAGGGGGCAACTCCCGGCTGAAGGTTCTCAAAGCGGAATCTTCCCGATCCCTGAAGCTTCCCGAACTGCCGCAGGGGGTGATTCTGGGCACGACATGGAACCGACGGGGAAACAGGCTGGCCCTCACCCTGAGCAGCCCCCGCCACGGAACGGAGATCTGGCAGATCCAGCCGGAGGAACCCCAGCCGGAGCGAATCACCTATGCCTCCATCTCCGGCGTTCCCCAGGACACCTTTATCTCACCGGAAGAGGTGACGTATCCCTCCTTTGACGGGCTGGAGATTCCCGCCTTCTATTACCGTCCCCCGGGCCATAAGGGTCCCCACCCCGTCATCATGTTGGTTCATGGGGGACCGGAGTCCCAGAGCCGGAACAGTTTCAACCCGTTGATCCAGTTTTTCCTGCAGCGGGGTATGGCCGTCTTTGTCCCCAATGTTCGGGGCAGTTCCGGATACGGCCGTACCTATGTCCATCTGGACGATGTTCGCAAGCGGATGGATTCCGTCACCGATCTGGCCCGATGCGTCGATTGGCTGAGAGAGCACGGCAATGCGCGGGAGGACGCCATCGCCGTCATGGGAGGAAGCTACGGCGGATTCATGGTGCTGGCGGCCTTGACCCATCATCCCGATCTCTGGGCCGCCGGGGTGGATATCGTGGGGATCGCCAACCTGCGGACCTTCATCCAAAACACCAGCCCCTACCGCCGCCATCTGCGGGAGTCGGAGTACGGCACCATCGAGGAGGACGGCGACTTTTTCGACCGGATCTCCCCCATTCACCATGTGGACAACATCCGGGCCCCTCTCTTCGTCGTCCACGGCGCCAACGATCCCCGCGTCCCCGTCTCCGAAGCGGAACAGATCGTCGCTGCCCTCCGAAAGCGCAACCACCCGGTGGAGTACCTTCGCTATGAAGACGAAGGCCACGGCCTCGCCAAACTGGAAAACCGCGTCCACGCCTACAGCGCCATCGCGGATTGGCTGGAGAAGTGGTTGATGAAGAAGTGA
- a CDS encoding nucleoside triphosphate pyrophosphohydrolase: MPVYRKLVRDRIPEIIAASGKEAIWRVMEDDEYQKEVRKKLHEELAEYEAAKDDSSALEELADMLELIHTLAGIHGSKPEDLERIRATKAAERGGFKRKLLLEKVIDG, from the coding sequence ATGCCGGTCTATCGAAAGCTGGTTCGTGACCGTATTCCCGAGATTATAGCCGCTTCGGGGAAAGAGGCGATATGGCGAGTGATGGAAGATGACGAATATCAAAAGGAAGTCCGAAAAAAGCTTCATGAAGAACTGGCGGAGTATGAAGCAGCGAAGGATGATTCATCCGCTTTGGAAGAGCTGGCTGATATGTTGGAATTGATCCATACTCTTGCCGGTATTCACGGATCGAAGCCTGAGGATTTGGAGAGAATTCGCGCCACCAAAGCGGCGGAGCGGGGCGGCTTCAAGCGAAAGCTATTGCTGGAGAAAGTGATAGATGGATAA
- a CDS encoding Wadjet anti-phage system protein JetD domain-containing protein yields MKREVLQHLNREKRKRVSTRELEDALIHQMGQRKYLQAGGYSAFVEVITELEAEKWIRPIQASKQNGMIPPLFNRYEKLHRESPLDEEIKRELLTRFHPSIQTSYYLKHPDEWERDAPYVTAIHHFLSDPDPLQQVRIPLNERSFQLFRDEKWISSSHGRGLLRNIGLTWDDLCCYATHEPFFYIRRTLPEQSTVHALIIENKDTFYSLKELLQQGIVSWGGVPFSLLIYGEGWKITKSFPFVWELEGLQEREVRFYYFGDLDPVGIEIWHQLDQQQEDVTILPFCYFYEHLLQRCGHQAPVRTKAQRGRPETEQKFLEHFRRETATEMRELLKQKYLPQEGLHYLWLKEHGEEGEDEPV; encoded by the coding sequence TTGAAACGAGAGGTACTTCAACATCTAAATCGGGAGAAAAGAAAGCGAGTTTCCACCCGGGAGCTTGAGGATGCCTTGATCCATCAAATGGGACAGAGGAAGTACCTGCAAGCAGGGGGCTACTCCGCCTTTGTCGAAGTGATCACCGAATTGGAGGCGGAAAAGTGGATTCGTCCGATCCAAGCGAGTAAACAAAACGGGATGATTCCCCCGTTATTTAACCGCTATGAAAAGTTACACCGGGAAAGCCCCCTTGATGAAGAAATCAAAAGGGAGCTTTTGACCCGGTTTCATCCTTCTATTCAAACCTCCTATTATCTTAAACATCCGGATGAATGGGAGAGGGATGCTCCCTATGTCACCGCCATTCATCACTTCTTGTCCGACCCGGATCCCCTTCAACAAGTCCGGATCCCGCTTAACGAGCGATCCTTTCAGTTGTTTCGTGATGAAAAGTGGATCAGCTCCTCGCATGGCCGGGGCCTTTTGCGAAACATCGGTCTAACATGGGATGATTTATGCTGTTATGCCACCCATGAGCCTTTCTTTTACATCCGGCGCACCCTGCCGGAACAGAGTACCGTCCATGCCCTGATCATTGAAAACAAAGATACTTTCTATTCGCTGAAAGAACTGCTTCAACAAGGAATTGTGTCTTGGGGAGGGGTTCCCTTCTCCCTTTTAATCTATGGGGAAGGGTGGAAGATCACAAAGAGCTTTCCTTTTGTCTGGGAGTTGGAAGGACTGCAGGAGCGGGAGGTGCGCTTTTATTATTTCGGCGATCTCGATCCCGTCGGGATTGAGATCTGGCATCAGTTGGATCAACAGCAGGAAGATGTGACCATCCTTCCCTTCTGCTATTTCTATGAACACCTTCTTCAACGATGCGGACATCAAGCTCCTGTGAGAACAAAAGCCCAGCGTGGTCGGCCCGAGACGGAACAGAAGTTTTTGGAGCACTTTCGCAGGGAAACGGCAACGGAGATGCGGGAGTTGTTAAAGCAGAAGTACCTGCCACAGGAGGGACTTCATTATTTATGGCTGAAGGAGCACGGAGAGGAGGGGGAAGATGAGCCGGTTTGA
- a CDS encoding RNA-binding domain-containing protein yields the protein MGFEVNEISAMQKKRILSSDEGHFVDFKSKNIKPAKLTKTISAFANSMGGELYIGIEDDRSWKGFKDPEEANGFIQIFEELFPFGEYFTYEFLSNRKEMGYVLHVNVLKTNEVMKASDGNPYIRRGAQSLAVKTVEAQKRLEFDKGVSSFESQTLDMDVDVLVESEVLERFINDVLPTETRAEAWLKKQILIKKGKPTVAGALLFAEEPQALLPKRCGIKIYRYKTKDEKGTRDTLAFNPLTIEGCLYDQIYGAVKRTTEIVEEIKKLGKEGLEPITYPEETLHEIITNAVIHRDYSLASDIHVRVFDNRIEVESPGKLPGHVTPDNILNEQLARNGTIVRLINKFPNPPNKDVGEGLNTAFEAMNKLRLKEPIIEETRNSVIVYIRHESLASPEEIILDYLETHEEISNRVVRELTGIGSENKVKSTFYALRDRGLLERTPGKQGSASTWRKLKS from the coding sequence ATGGGTTTTGAAGTAAATGAGATAAGTGCAATGCAAAAGAAGAGGATTTTGAGTTCTGATGAAGGACATTTTGTTGACTTTAAATCCAAAAACATCAAACCTGCGAAACTAACAAAAACCATTTCTGCTTTTGCTAACTCTATGGGAGGAGAACTTTATATTGGAATTGAAGATGACCGTTCTTGGAAAGGATTTAAGGATCCCGAGGAAGCAAATGGGTTTATCCAGATTTTCGAGGAGCTCTTTCCATTTGGCGAGTACTTTACGTATGAGTTTTTGTCGAACCGAAAAGAAATGGGATACGTTTTACATGTGAACGTATTGAAAACAAATGAGGTTATGAAAGCTTCCGACGGAAACCCATATATTCGTCGAGGTGCCCAAAGCCTAGCTGTGAAAACCGTAGAAGCCCAAAAAAGATTGGAATTTGATAAAGGGGTATCGTCTTTTGAATCTCAAACATTAGACATGGATGTTGATGTGCTGGTTGAGTCCGAAGTATTAGAGCGATTTATTAATGACGTCTTACCAACAGAGACGAGAGCAGAAGCATGGTTAAAGAAGCAAATTCTTATTAAAAAGGGCAAACCGACCGTTGCGGGTGCTTTGCTTTTTGCGGAAGAACCTCAAGCCTTGTTGCCGAAGAGATGTGGGATTAAAATATATCGTTATAAAACCAAAGATGAAAAAGGCACAAGGGATACCTTGGCTTTTAATCCATTAACTATTGAAGGATGTCTGTATGACCAAATTTATGGAGCCGTCAAACGAACTACTGAAATCGTAGAGGAAATTAAAAAACTGGGCAAAGAGGGCTTGGAGCCAATTACCTATCCCGAAGAGACTTTGCATGAAATTATTACCAATGCAGTTATTCACAGGGACTATAGTTTGGCATCTGATATTCATGTCAGAGTTTTTGATAACCGTATTGAAGTTGAAAGTCCAGGTAAATTGCCTGGTCATGTTACTCCAGATAATATACTAAACGAGCAGTTAGCTAGAAATGGTACAATTGTAAGATTGATAAATAAATTCCCTAACCCACCGAACAAGGATGTTGGAGAAGGGTTAAACACCGCATTTGAGGCGATGAACAAGTTAAGGTTAAAGGAACCCATTATTGAAGAAACCCGAAACTCTGTTATTGTTTATATTAGGCATGAATCATTGGCTTCTCCGGAAGAAATTATTTTGGACTATTTAGAAACGCACGAGGAAATCAGTAACAGAGTTGTGAGAGAACTCACTGGTATTGGGTCAGAAAATAAGGTTAAGAGTACATTTTATGCATTAAGGGATAGAGGATTACTTGAAAGAACACCGGGGAAACAGGGCTCAGCTTCAACGTGGAGAAAACTTAAAAGCTAA